One genomic window of Mustela lutreola isolate mMusLut2 chromosome 14, mMusLut2.pri, whole genome shotgun sequence includes the following:
- the LOC131814392 gene encoding LOW QUALITY PROTEIN: Golgi-associated RAB2 interactor protein 4-like (The sequence of the model RefSeq protein was modified relative to this genomic sequence to represent the inferred CDS: deleted 2 bases in 1 codon) — protein sequence MESLTPYHTAHSASRVGMFNTAMGKLQRQLRKGEYDLFKYAPMLESDFVQVTKRGEVVDVHNRIRMMTVGIASTSPSLPLPDVLLLARPATGCEQYSDQGHATKGKGRKASTTLELTRLLPLKFVRLSVHDREKQMLRLKFATGRSCYLRLSPPLDAQEDLFPYWESIIQVLRPPPVPTHSRTDAARAEDMLDMPLLEDDDGRNAAGADVQIIDQDQVSVRSLPEGSEVAGATSAAFAGGEQTIQAPPKTNSLPTFAAPNCPGLSRESAAGATSEAAAAGEAAAAAAVAAAGTAAEFAAGEAGRCLAFAGPGAAGKPAGEAARDASEGQLLWDAPSSAGSGEPAGRPPRKRREEERAPRTSRHRRAADSRRKARGHKIAPADSSRSLGSHRAAREHKEDKGRSSPARGRRAPDEGISHAPSAKDSGTSHKSGRSLSGGSSGSGTKMLGRIRRFLRNLRVSLTARRAASPHRRDVPMGEKTADTSGVVWRPSPRRRRAARAWRAQGAGHLRSWGDGTS from the exons ATGGAGTCTCTGACGCCTTATCACACCGCCCACAGCGCCTCCAGGGTGGGCATGTTCAACACCGCCATGGGGAAACTCCAGCGACAACTGCGTAAGGGCGAATATGACCTGTTTAAGTACGCACCCATGCTCGAAAGCGACTTTGTGCAGGTCACCAAAAGAGGGGAAGTCGTCGACGTGCACAACCGAATCCGAATGATGACCGTGGGCATCGCATccaccagccccagcctcccGCTCCCAGATGTCCTGCTGCTGGCCCGCCCGGCCACCGGCTGTGAACAGTACTCCGACCAGGGCCACGCCACCAAGGGAAAAGGCCGCAAGGCTTCCACCACCCTGGAGCTCACCAGGCTCCTTCCCTTGAAGTTTGTGAGGCTTTCTGTTCACGACCGGGAAAAACAAATGCTTCGCCTCAAATTCGCCACCGGCCGCTCCTGCTACCTGCGGCTGAGCCCCCCACTGGATGCACAGGAAGACCTCTTCCCCTACTGGGAGAGCATTATCCAGGTACTGAGGCCGCCGCCGGTGCCCACTCACAGCAGAACCGACGCCGCTCGAGCAGAGGACATGCTGGACATGCCTCTGCTGGAGGACGACGACGGCAGGAACGCAGCAGGCGCAGATGTCCAAATAATCGATCAGGACCAGGTCAGTGTCCGGAGCCTCCCCGAGGGCTCTGAGGTGGCCGGGGCCACCTCTGCAGCTTTTGCTGGCGGGGAACAGACCATCCAGGCCCCCCCAAAAACCAACAGCCTGCCCACCTTCGCTGCCCCCAACTGCCCGGGGCTCTCCAGGGAGTCGGCAGCAGGGGCCACGTCCGAGGCGGCGGCCGCCGGGGAGGCCGCGGCAGCCGCGGCAGTGGCGGCGGCAGGGACAGCAGCAGAGTTCGCAGCGGGGGAGGCCGGCAGATGCCTGGCGTTCGCCGGGCCCGGAGCTGCCGGCAAGCCTGCGGGAGAAGCCGCTCGGGACGCGTCGGAAGGCCAGCTCCTCTGGGACGCGCCGAGCTCGGCGGGCAGTGGGGAGCCGGCGGGAAGGCCGCCCCGCAAGCGCCGGGAGGAGGAGCGAGCCCCCCGCACTTCCCGCCACCGCAGGGCCGCCGACAGCCGCCGCAAGGCCCGGGGGCACAAGATCGCCCCGGCGGACTCCAGCCGCTCCTTAGGCAGCCACAGAGCCGCGCGGGAGCACAAGGAGGACAAGGGCCGCAGCAGCCCGGCGCGCGGCAGGCGCGCCCCCGACGAAGGCATCAGCCACGCCCCCAGCGCCAAGGACTCCGGGACCTCCCACAAGTCGGGGCGGAGCCTCTCCGGCGGCAGCTCGGGCTCAGGCACCAAGATGCTGGGCAGGATCCGCAGGTTCCTGAGGAACCTGAGAGTCAGCCTCACTGCC AGGCGCGCGGCCTCCCCACACCGCAGAGACGTGCCCATGGGGGAGAAGACTGCGGACACGAGCGGTGTGGTGTGGAGGCCATCGCCCAGGCGGCGGCGAGCAGCCAGGGCTTGGAGAGCGCAGGGAGCCGGACATCTGAGGTCATGGGGGGATGGAACTTCCTAG
- the LOC131814932 gene encoding LOW QUALITY PROTEIN: Golgi-associated RAB2 interactor protein 4-like (The sequence of the model RefSeq protein was modified relative to this genomic sequence to represent the inferred CDS: deleted 2 bases in 1 codon) translates to MESLTPYHTAHSASRVGMFNTAMGKLQRQLRKGEYDLFKYAPMLESDFVQVTKRGEVVDVHNRIRMMTVGIASTSPSLPLPDVLLLARPATGCEQYSDQGHATKGKGRKASTTLELTRLLPLKFVRLSVHDREKQMLRLKFATGRSCYLRLSPPLDAQEDLFPYWESIIQVLRPPPVPTHSRTDAARAEDMLDMPLLEDDDGRNAAGADVQIIDQDQVSVRSLPEGSEVAGATSAAFAGGEQTIQDPPKTNSLPTFAAPATPPGLSRESAAGATSEAAAAGEAAAAAAVAAAGTAAEFAAGEAGRCLAFAGPGAAGKPAGEAARDASEGQLLWDAPSSAGSGEPAGRPPRKRREEERAPRTSRHRRAADSRRKARGHKIAPADSSRSLGSHRAAREHKEDKGRSSPARGRRAPDEGISHAPSAKDSGTSHKSGRSVSGGSSGSGTKMLGRIRRFLRNLRVSLTARRAASPHRRDVPMGEKTADTSGVVWRPSPRRRRAARAWRAQGAGHLRSWGDGTS, encoded by the exons ATGGAGTCTCTGACGCCTTATCACACCGCCCACAGCGCCTCCAGGGTGGGCATGTTCAACACCGCCATGGGGAAACTCCAGCGACAACTGCGTAAGGGCGAATATGACCTGTTTAAATACGCACCCATGCTCGAAAGCGACTTTGTGCAGGTCACCAAAAGAGGGGAAGTCGTCGACGTGCACAACCGAATCCGAATGATGACCGTGGGCATCGCATccaccagccccagcctcccGCTCCCAGATGTCCTGCTGCTGGCCCGCCCGGCCACCGGCTGTGAACAGTACTCCGACCAGGGCCACGCCACCAAGGGAAAAGGCCGCAAGGCTTCCACCACCCTGGAGCTCACCAGGCTCCTTCCCTTGAAGTTTGTGAGGCTTTCTGTTCACGACCGGGAAAAACAAATGCTTCGCCTCAAATTCGCCACCGGCCGCTCCTGCTACCTGCGGCTGAGCCCCCCACTGGATGCACAGGAAGACCTCTTCCCCTACTGGGAGAGCATTATCCAGGTACTGAGGCCGCCGCCGGTGCCCACTCACAGCAGAACCGACGCCGCTCGAGCAGAGGACATGCTGGACATGCCTCTGCTGGAGGACGACGACGGCAGGAACGCAGCAGGCGCAGATGTCCAAATAATCGATCAGGACCAGGTCAGTGTCCGGAGCCTCCCCGAGGGCTCTGAGGTGGCCGGGGCCACCTCTGCAGCTTTTGCTGGCGGGGAACAGACCATCCAGGACCCCCCAAAAACCAACAGCCTGCCCACCTTCGCTGCCCCCGCTACCCCCCCGGGGCTCTCCAGGGAGTCGGCAGCAGGGGCCACGTCCGAGGCGGCGGCCGCCGGGGAGGCCGCGGCAGCCGCGGCAGTGGCGGCGGCAGGGACAGCAGCAGAGTTCGCAGCGGGGGAGGCCGGCAGATGCCTGGCGTTCGCCGGGCCCGGAGCTGCCGGCAAGCCTGCGGGAGAAGCCGCTCGGGACGCGTCGGAAGGCCAGCTCCTCTGGGACGCGCCGAGCTCGGCGGGCAGTGGGGAGCCGGCGGGAAGGCCGCCCCGCAAGCGCCGGGAGGAGGAGCGAGCCCCCCGCACTTCCCGCCACCGCAGGGCCGCCGACAGCCGCCGCAAGGCCCGGGGGCACAAGATCGCCCCGGCGGACTCCAGCCGCTCCTTAGGCAGCCACAGAGCCGCGCGGGAGCACAAGGAGGACAAGGGCCGCAGCAGCCCGGCGCGCGGCAGGCGCGCCCCCGACGAAGGCATCAGCCACGCCCCCAGCGCCAAGGACTCCGGGACCTCCCACAAGTCGGGGCGGAGCGTCTCCGGCGGCAGCTCGGGCTCAGGCACCAAGATGCTGGGCAGGATCCGCAGGTTCCTGAGGAACCTGAGAGTCAGCCTCACTGCC AGGCGCGCGGCCTCCCCACACCGCAGAGACGTGCCCATGGGGGAGAAGACTGCGGACACGAGCGGTGTGGTGTGGAGGCCATCGCCCAGGCGGCGGCGAGCAGCCAGGGCTTGGAGAGCGCAGGGAGCCGGACATCTGAGGTCATGGGGGGATGGAACTTCCTAG
- the LOC131814930 gene encoding LOW QUALITY PROTEIN: Golgi-associated RAB2 interactor protein 4-like (The sequence of the model RefSeq protein was modified relative to this genomic sequence to represent the inferred CDS: deleted 2 bases in 1 codon) → MESLTPYHTAHSVSRVGMFNTAMGKLQRQLRKGEYDLFKYAPMLESDFVQVTKRGEVVDVHNRIRMMTVGIASTSPSLPLPDVLLLARPATGCEQYSDQGHATKGKGRKASTTLELTRLLPLKFVRLSVHDREKQMLRLKFATGRSCYLRLSPPLDAQEDLFPYWESIIQVLRPPPVPTHSRTDAARAEDMLDMPLLEDDDGRNAAGADVQIIDQDQVSVRSLPEGSEVAGATSAAFAGGEQTIQAPPKTNSLPTFAAPNCPGLSRESAAGATSEAAAAGEAAAAAAVAAAGTAAEFAAGEAGRCLAFAGPGAAGKPAGEAARDASEGQLLWDAPSSAGSGEPAGRPPRKRREEERAPRTSRHRRAADSRRKARGHKIAPADSSRSLGSHRAAREHKEDKGRSSPARGRRAPDEGISHAPSAKDSGTSHKSGRSVSGGSSGSGTKMLGRIRRFLRNLRVSLTARRAASPHRRDVPMGEKTADTSGVVWRPSPRRRRAARAWRAQGAGHLRSWGDGTS, encoded by the exons ATGGAGTCTCTGACGCCTTATCACACCGCCCACAGCGTCTCCAGGGTGGGCATGTTCAACACCGCCATGGGGAAACTCCAGCGACAACTGCGTAAGGGCGAATATGACCTGTTTAAGTACGCACCCATGCTCGAAAGCGACTTTGTGCAGGTCACCAAAAGAGGGGAAGTCGTCGACGTGCACAACCGAATCCGAATGATGACCGTGGGCATCGCATccaccagccccagcctcccGCTCCCAGATGTCCTGCTGCTGGCCCGCCCGGCCACCGGCTGTGAACAGTACTCCGACCAGGGCCACGCCACCAAGGGAAAAGGCCGCAAGGCTTCCACCACCCTGGAGCTCACCAGGCTCCTTCCCTTGAAGTTTGTGAGGCTTTCTGTTCACGACCGGGAAAAACAAATGCTTCGCCTCAAATTCGCCACCGGCCGCTCCTGCTACCTGCGGCTGAGCCCCCCACTGGATGCACAGGAAGACCTCTTCCCCTACTGGGAGAGCATTATCCAGGTACTGAGGCCGCCGCCGGTGCCCACTCACAGCAGAACCGACGCCGCTCGAGCAGAGGACATGCTGGACATGCCTCTGCTGGAGGACGACGACGGCAGGAACGCAGCAGGCGCAGATGTCCAAATAATCGATCAGGACCAGGTCAGTGTCCGGAGCCTCCCCGAGGGCTCTGAGGTGGCCGGGGCCACCTCTGCAGCTTTTGCTGGCGGGGAACAGACCATCCAGGCCCCCCCAAAAACCAACAGCCTGCCCACCTTCGCTGCCCCCAACTGCCCGGGGCTCTCCAGGGAGTCGGCAGCAGGGGCCACGTCCGAGGCGGCGGCCGCCGGGGAGGCCGCGGCAGCCGCGGCAGTGGCGGCGGCAGGGACAGCAGCAGAGTTCGCAGCGGGGGAGGCCGGCAGATGCCTGGCGTTCGCCGGGCCCGGAGCTGCCGGCAAGCCTGCGGGAGAAGCCGCTCGGGACGCGTCGGAAGGCCAGCTCCTCTGGGACGCGCCGAGCTCGGCGGGCAGTGGGGAGCCGGCGGGAAGGCCGCCCCGCAAGCGCCGGGAGGAGGAGCGAGCCCCCCGCACTTCCCGCCACCGCAGGGCCGCCGACAGCCGCCGCAAGGCCCGGGGGCACAAGATCGCCCCGGCGGACTCCAGCCGCTCCTTAGGCAGCCACAGAGCCGCGCGGGAGCACAAGGAGGACAAGGGCCGCAGCAGCCCGGCGCGCGGCAGGCGCGCCCCCGACGAAGGCATCAGCCACGCCCCCAGCGCCAAGGACTCCGGGACCTCCCACAAGTCGGGGCGGAGCGTCTCCGGCGGCAGCTCGGGCTCAGGCACCAAGATGCTGGGCAGGATCCGCAGGTTCCTGAGGAACCTGAGAGTCAGCCTCACTGCC AGGCGCGCGGCCTCCCCACACCGCAGAGACGTGCCCATGGGGGAGAAGACTGCGGACACGAGCGGTGTGGTGTGGAGGCCATCGCCCAGGCGGCGGCGAGCAGCCAGGGCTTGGAGAGCGCAGGGAGCCGGACATCTGAGGTCATGGGGGGATGGAACTTCCTAG
- the LOC131814931 gene encoding LOW QUALITY PROTEIN: Golgi-associated RAB2 interactor protein 4-like (The sequence of the model RefSeq protein was modified relative to this genomic sequence to represent the inferred CDS: deleted 2 bases in 1 codon), with protein sequence MESLTPYHTAHSASRVGMFNTAMGKLQRQLRKGEYDLFKYAPMLESDFVQVTKRGEVVDVHNRIRMMTVGIASTSPSLPLPDVLLLARPATGCEQYSDQGHATKGKGRKASTTLELTRLLPLKFVRLSVHDREKQMLRLKFATGRSCYLRLSPPLDAQEDLFPYWESIIQVLRPPPVPTHSRTDAARAEDMLDMPLLEDDDGRNAAGADVQIIDQDQVSVRSLPEGSEVAGATSAAFAGGEQTIQDPPKTNSLPTFAAPATPPGLSRESAAGATSEAAAAGEAAAAAAVAAAGTAAEFAAGEAGRCLAFAGPGAAGKPAGEAARDASEGQLLWDAPSSAGSGEPAGRPPRKRREEERAPRTSRHRRAADSRRKARGHKIAPADSSRSLGSHRAAREHKEDKGRSSPARGRRAPDEGISHAPSAKDSGTSHKSGRSLSGGSSGSGTKMLGRIRRFLRNLRVSLTARRAASPHRRDVPMGEKTADTSGVVWRPSPRRRRAARAWRAQGAGHLRSWGDGTS encoded by the exons ATGGAGTCTCTGACGCCTTATCACACCGCCCACAGCGCCTCCAGGGTGGGCATGTTCAACACCGCCATGGGGAAACTCCAGCGACAACTGCGTAAGGGCGAATATGACCTGTTTAAATACGCACCCATGCTCGAAAGCGACTTTGTGCAGGTCACCAAAAGAGGGGAAGTCGTCGACGTGCACAACCGAATCCGAATGATGACCGTGGGCATCGCATccaccagccccagcctcccGCTCCCAGATGTCCTGCTGCTGGCCCGCCCGGCCACCGGCTGTGAACAGTACTCCGACCAGGGCCACGCCACCAAGGGAAAAGGCCGCAAGGCTTCCACCACCCTGGAGCTCACCAGGCTCCTTCCCTTGAAGTTTGTGAGGCTTTCTGTTCACGACCGGGAAAAACAAATGCTTCGCCTCAAATTCGCCACCGGCCGCTCCTGCTACCTGCGGCTGAGCCCCCCACTGGATGCACAGGAAGACCTCTTCCCCTACTGGGAGAGCATTATCCAGGTACTGAGGCCGCCGCCGGTGCCCACTCACAGCAGAACCGACGCCGCTCGAGCAGAGGACATGCTGGACATGCCTCTGCTGGAGGACGACGACGGCAGGAACGCAGCAGGCGCAGATGTCCAAATAATCGATCAGGACCAGGTCAGTGTCCGGAGCCTCCCCGAGGGCTCTGAGGTGGCCGGGGCCACCTCTGCAGCTTTTGCTGGCGGGGAACAGACCATCCAGGACCCCCCAAAAACCAACAGCCTGCCCACCTTCGCTGCCCCCGCTACCCCCCCGGGGCTCTCCAGGGAGTCGGCAGCAGGGGCCACGTCCGAGGCGGCGGCCGCCGGGGAGGCCGCGGCAGCCGCGGCAGTGGCGGCGGCAGGGACAGCAGCAGAGTTCGCAGCGGGGGAGGCCGGCAGATGCCTGGCGTTCGCCGGGCCCGGAGCTGCCGGCAAGCCTGCGGGAGAAGCCGCTCGGGACGCGTCGGAAGGCCAGCTCCTCTGGGACGCGCCGAGCTCGGCGGGCAGTGGGGAGCCGGCGGGAAGGCCGCCCCGCAAGCGCCGGGAGGAGGAGCGAGCCCCCCGCACTTCCCGCCACCGCAGGGCCGCCGACAGCCGCCGCAAGGCCCGGGGGCACAAGATCGCCCCGGCGGACTCCAGCCGCTCCTTAGGCAGCCACAGAGCCGCGCGGGAGCACAAGGAGGACAAGGGCCGCAGCAGCCCGGCGCGCGGCAGGCGCGCCCCCGACGAAGGCATCAGCCACGCCCCCAGCGCCAAGGACTCCGGGACCTCCCACAAGTCGGGGCGGAGCCTCTCCGGCGGCAGCTCGGGCTCAGGCACCAAGATGCTGGGCAGGATCCGCAGGTTCCTGAGGAACCTGAGAGTCAGCCTCACTGCC AGGCGCGCGGCCTCCCCACACCGCAGAGACGTGCCCATGGGGGAGAAGACTGCGGACACGAGCGGTGTGGTGTGGAGGCCATCGCCCAGGCGGCGGCGAGCAGCCAGGGCTTGGAGAGCGCAGGGAGCCGGACATCTGAGGTCATGGGGGGATGGAACTTCCTAG